The genomic region AACTATTACTTTTGATCGTGGTAAAGAATTTAGTAAATGAAAATTAATTGAAAAAAATTGTAATGTTAAAATTTATTTTGCAGATGCCGGAAAACCTTGTCAAAGAGGTTTAAATGAGAACAATAATGGTATTTTAAGAAGATATTTACCAAAATCTACTGATTTATCTTCATATAAACAAAAAGACTTAAATTCTATAGCATTTCAAATTAATTCTACACCCAGAAAATCATTATCTTATAAAAGACCAATAGATTTAATACAATTATTTTAAAAAACTGTCCCATTTATATTTACAATTCAGGTATATATTAAATATTTTGTTTTATTACTTATTTTTTAGATAAAATGATAATTAAATTGTGATTACTTTTTTTTCAAAATTATTTAAACCTTTTCCTACCTAACAAAACTAAACGCGACCTTGTAAATCTATTCATGAAAGAAATTTAATCATTCCAAATATTAAAAATATACAAGAATTTGGCCATTTAGAGGGAGATACTATCGTTGGTAAAGATCATAAAAGTTCTATTATTACTTTAGCTGATATATGATCAAAAACCACAATTCCTTTGAAAACTAAAAATCATAAAGCAGAAAGTATTACACAAAGTATAATAAAATTTATTTCAAAATTAATACCAGGAACAATTAAAACTATTACTTTTGATCGTGGTAAAGAATTTAGTAAATGAAAATTAATTGAAAAAAATTGTAATGTTAAAATTTATTTTGCAGATGCCGGAAAACCTTGTCAAAGAGGTTTAAATGAGAACAATAATGGTATTTTAAGAAGATATTTATCAAAATCTACTGATTTATCTTCATATAAACAAAAAGACTTAAATTCTATAGCATTTCAAATTAATTCTACACCCAGAAAATCATTATCTTATAAAAGACCAATAGATTTAATACAATTATTTTAAAAAACTGTCCCATTTATATTTACAATTCAGGATTTAAATAGTAAAAAGACTTAGAGGATTATCACTCTAAGTCTTTTTACTTATCTTTAATTATACTTAATTTATTATTAAATAATACGGTTATATCATTCAACAATTAAAGATTCATTAATTTCCGAATTTAATTCATTTCTTTCAGGATAACGAATGTAAGTTCCAACAATATTTTTGCGATCAAAGCTAACAAATTCCAATGTTCCAACATTTAATTCAATTGCTTCTAACAGTTTTGGATTGTTCTTATAATTTTCTTTAATTGTAATCTTATCATTAGGTGATACACGATAAGAAGGGATATTAACTTTCTTATTATTTACTAATATATGACTGTGATTAACTAATTGGCGAGCTGCACTTCTTGTTCTTGCTAAACCTAAACGATAAACAATGTTATCTAAACGAGATTCTAATAAAATTAAAAAGTTAGTTCCTGTAACACCACTCATTTTTTTGGCTTTTAAAAATGTATTTCGAAATTGTTTTTCATTTAAACCATACATATATCTTACTTTTTGTTTTTCTTGTTGTTGTAAACCATAGTTAGATAATTTTCTTCTTCTTGCTCCGTGTTGTCCTGGAGCAGTTGTACGCTTTTTTCCTTTAGCAAATTCTTTTCCAGTTTCTAAAATTGAAAATCCAACTCTTCTTGCAATTCTAAAAATAGCTCCTGTATATCTTGACATAATAAAAACTCCCTTATCAATATATTTGACATTATAAAATCAGTGAGTTTAAATTAAACTCTAATTAAGATAGATTACTATTCGCCATTGCAGCAAAGGCTACTTAAAGTAAAAAATTAAGCAATCTATTTGCAACTTAATTATGTTTAAAAGCTGTGATTTAATTGTCTTTAAGTATTATATAAATTACTTTCTTAAATGTCAATACAAGTTTATTTAAGGTAATGTAGAAACCATATACATATGACAAGATTTTGTTTTCTACAAACTTTTAGGGGGTGTTTTCTTTTGGCAGTAATATTTTGTATTGAATGCGACAGCGAAAGCTATGTCATTGGTAATAAAAATACAGTTGGAATCTGTAATTCTTGCGATGAAAAGGGTTTTTAAATTTTGAAAGGAAAGATAAATTATATAAAATATGTCGCTGGTGTTTACATCTATTTAGTGATAAACGATATTTGCATGTTGCTTGTGAGAAAAAATTTATTAATCATATTAAAAAAATTTTAAAAAATAAAAGTAAAAGGAATTTAGATAATAATGTTTAAAGTTAAATTAGTTAGTATAAAAAGAAAAATATTTAAAAATAAAGATGGCTCTATGATGTCGGGTTATTCTGCCGAATTTTTGCGTTATGAAAATGACTTATTTGAGCCTACCGGTGAACAAAAGGCTTTATGAATTGATGATAACAATCTAGAACAACAAGAAATTTATAAACTGTTAAAAGAAAACGTTAAATCATTTTTTAGTTGCGAATTAACTTTTGAAAAAACCCCCAAAATAGTTAACTTGCAAAAAATTGAATTATCAAAAAATCAAAAAAACTTGTCTAGTTAATTGATAATCACTTCGGTCTGCGAAGCGGTGCGGAAGGCGTATGCCCCGCCCGCTAGCGGGTTAGTCGGCGAAGCCGACTATTACTTGATTAAATAACACAACTGGCGAAAATCTAAAACGGGAGCATAAAATATGAATTTACAACTTCAAAATCCGATTGATTTTTATATGAAAACTATTTATTACGGTCAATACATTCGTAATATTGTTATGCCTTTAGAACATATCAAAGCAAATAACCGCAATGTTAGCGGTTTAAAAAATAAGGGTAATTGCGATACAAAACTGCTTAATAGTAATATTCGTGCAAAATCTAATGTTATTCGGAAGGCATATCATAATTTTTGAAATTGTAAAAAACTTACATTTTTAACCCTTACTTATGCTGATGTTAATGAATTTGACATTAGAAAATGTAAGCGTGATTTAAATAAATTTTTAAAAAAATTAAAATATTGATTTAAAGTTAAAAATAAAAATATTAAGTATTTGTATACCTATGAATATCAGAAACGAGGCGTTATTCATTTTCATATTTTAATCACCGAAAAAATACCCCATAAAATTATTTTACAATTTTGACCTTATGGAATTAATAAAAATATTAGAGTTCGTGAAAATACTAATGAAGTGGTTGTAAAATATTGCTCCAAATATATAACTAAAAATGTCCTGAACGAAAAATCATTAAATCAATATGATTTAAATATCAAGGCTTATCAATTCTCTTATAACTGTCAAAACCCCATTACTAGAAAACAAATATTTACCGATACTTTGAATAATATTGTTAATAGAACCGTAAATTCTGAATTTGTAAAGTACTTAAAATCAACAGTTAATAATTTTAAAACTAAAATGTGCGGAGCAATCTATGAATTTAAAAATATTAATTATATAGACTTTGAAAGTGCAAATTATGCTTCATTAGAAAGTTTAAGATTTAGAAATCAACTAAGAAAAATGAAACATTAAGAGTTAAAAAATGAAAGAAAAATTGCAATTTAAAATAAGAATTAAAAATTAAAAAATTAAGGAGAAAAGAAAGATGAGTATATTTGGATTAGTATTTTTTACGATTTTAACATTATTACTAGCATACTATATTGCGGTTAATATTTATCGGTTTTTTAAAGATAAAAAGAAATATGGTAGCGAAGCAAAGCAGTTGCCAAAAGATTTTACTTATGCACAACGAATATTTATTGCAAAGTTTAAGCGAAATTTATTAGAACAAGATGAAAAAGAAATTAAAAAGTAGGTTTAGAAAATGTTTAAAAAAATAATTATTGAGTTAATTGAACTAATTTATCCAACTGCCGATTTACCACCCCAAGTTGTATTTTTGTTTTCAATTTTAATAATTGTAATGCTCTTCTCGGCAATTATTTTTCTACTCTTTTGACCTTTTAAGCGGTAATTATTATGTTTTTAGTTGCTTGAAAAGATTTAGATTGAGAAATGATAAAATCATATTTTTGAGATTTATTTATTCAAATTAAAGTTATTCCGGCGTGAGTTTCTGGTAAAGAAATTGATTTAACCAAAGAACTACTTTGACTTTTAATAGCCAATATTGCCTTTTGAATGGTATTAGTATTCATTATCTTATTTATGGTTATTTTATTTTATAAGGTTAAATCATATTTTGTTTAGAAAGGGGGTGATTATATGATTGGAACTTTCTTGGCCGATGCACCAGCAAAAATTACTGGTGAACAAGCGGTTACTAACTTATGAAAAGCATTAATTACAGCGTTCGGTAATATTTGAACTGATATTATTGGTGGCAATATGCCAAATGTCGTTAATTTTTTTGCTACATATTGAGTTTTCTTGCTTGGCGTGATTATTGGTTTATTTTTAATCGCTTTCAAAATGTTTGAAAAATTAATGCCCGGCAGATAGTAATAAAAATAAAGAAAATGTGATTTAAGTGATGCTATTGTTTAAAAAAATAAATTTAAGACTATATGATTTTGTGGCTTTAAATCGCACTTTATTTATTATTGCGTAATTCTATGGTGCGATTTTGCATTATTATAATCCCCAAAGTTGACGAATGTTATTTGATATTATTTATTTATTAATTGCTTTGTATATTCTATATACTAAAATTTCTCATTTTTTTGCTCGTCGTAGTTTTATTAATTTCTTATTAAATTCACCCTTAAATTTAGTAATTGGTGCCTTAGGAACTGGAAAAACTGCTTTAATGGTTTTAGCTTCTTACTTATTAAGTGGTTGAAAAACGATTTCTACTTTTCCGATTACGGATAAACAAATGCTTTCATTAGGGCATATGTCTTTATTAGATTATAATTATCCGA from Spiroplasma endosymbiont of Lonchoptera lutea harbors:
- the rpsD gene encoding 30S ribosomal protein S4, which gives rise to MSRYTGAIFRIARRVGFSILETGKEFAKGKKRTTAPGQHGARRRKLSNYGLQQQEKQKVRYMYGLNEKQFRNTFLKAKKMSGVTGTNFLILLESRLDNIVYRLGLARTRSAARQLVNHSHILVNNKKVNIPSYRVSPNDKITIKENYKNNPKLLEAIELNVGTLEFVSFDRKNIVGTYIRYPERNELNSEINESLIVEWYNRII
- a CDS encoding rolling circle replication-associated protein, whose amino-acid sequence is MNLQLQNPIDFYMKTIYYGQYIRNIVMPLEHIKANNRNVSGLKNKGNCDTKLLNSNIRAKSNVIRKAYHNFWNCKKLTFLTLTYADVNEFDIRKCKRDLNKFLKKLKYWFKVKNKNIKYLYTYEYQKRGVIHFHILITEKIPHKIILQFWPYGINKNIRVRENTNEVVVKYCSKYITKNVLNEKSLNQYDLNIKAYQFSYNCQNPITRKQIFTDTLNNIVNRTVNSEFVKYLKSTVNNFKTKMCGAIYEFKNINYIDFESANYASLESLRFRNQLRKMKH